GCCCCCGGGCTCTCCCGGACCCTGCTCTCCCAGCGGCTCAGGCAACTCGAGCGGCTCGGCGTCGTCAGCTCCGGGCCCAAGCCCGGCGGACGCGGACGACACTACGCACTCACGCCCGCGGGTCACGACCTCTTCAAGGTCTGCGTGTCGCTCGGCGAGTGGGGTGCGGCCTGGCTCGAGATCGCGCCCGAGCACCTCGATCCCTTCGTGGCGCTGTGGTCGATGTGCAACATGCTCCGCCGGGACCGGCTTCCGGACCGACGCGTCGTCATCCGCTTCGACTTCACCGGCCGCGAACGCCGCGAACGGTACTGGCTGCTGATCGAACGCGGCGACACGGAGATCTGCAAGACGTACCCGGGTCTCGACGAAGACCTCTACATCACGGCGGAAGCCGAGGCTTTCATCCGGTGGCACGCGGGCCGGCAGACCTGGGCCGAAGCCGTCCGTGACCGCCGCATCCAGCTGCACGGCCCCTCCTGGCTCGTACGAGCCTTCCCGACGTGGAACGCCCGCAGCGCCTTCGCCCACGTCAGGCCGGTGCCCCGGACCGCGGCGGGCTCGGCGGCCTGACGGGCTGGGGGCGGCCGGTCACGGGAGGCGACGGCGGCGCACCGGCGGTCGGGTCGCGGGGCGGTCGGCGCCCCGGTCGTCACCGCGGCCGGGGCGGTCACGTGCGTACCGCGTACAGCTCCCGGGTCCCCGTCGTGAACCGGGCGAGGGCGTCCGGCAGCGGGGCGACGCCGATACCCGGGGCGGTCGGTACGGGCAGATGGCCGTCCTGGAGGACGAACGGCTCGGTGATGTCCTCGGCGAAGTACCGGCCGGAGGCGGAGGTGTCGCCGGGCAGGGTGAAGCCCGGGAGGGCGGCGAGCGCCAGGTTGGGAGCGCGGCCGATGCCCGTCTCCAGCATTCCGCCGCACCACACCGGCACGCCGTGGGCGGCGGCCACGTCGTGGATGCGACGGGCCTCCGGGTAGCCGCCGACGCGGGCCGGCTTGACGT
The Streptomyces tirandamycinicus DNA segment above includes these coding regions:
- a CDS encoding winged helix-turn-helix transcriptional regulator translates to MRSYGQYCPIARGAEIFAERWTPLIIRNLHLGCGSFSEILEGAPGLSRTLLSQRLRQLERLGVVSSGPKPGGRGRHYALTPAGHDLFKVCVSLGEWGAAWLEIAPEHLDPFVALWSMCNMLRRDRLPDRRVVIRFDFTGRERRERYWLLIERGDTEICKTYPGLDEDLYITAEAEAFIRWHAGRQTWAEAVRDRRIQLHGPSWLVRAFPTWNARSAFAHVRPVPRTAAGSAA